The genomic stretch TGCAGTGTAGGTGCTGCTCCTTCATCTAGCGAAGACTTTAGTGCTTTGCTTCCATAATCAAACATTGTTATCGTTGATTTTAAAGCCAAACACGGTATTCGTACGTCTAATGAATAGAAGAGACAAAGAAGCAGGTGAGATTAATTGATAAGCTGGTGAAAAAAGCGCAGAAGGGCGACACCGATGCCTTTACCCGGTTGTTTGTCCAAAATGAAGCCGATATTTATCGCATCGCATTCGTTTATGTTCGTCATGAGCAGGATGCCTTGGACGTGGTGCAGGAGACAGCGTACCGATCATTTAAGGGCATAGCTGCTTTGAAGAAGCCGGCCTATTTCAAGACATGGATCATCCGGATTGCGATTAGCAGCGCCATTGATCTGCTAAGAAGGCGTAATAAGATCACGCCTATGGAGGATAGCAAAGGGGCTCACTATCATACTACCGCTGTAGAGGAGAATGTGGTCACCGTTTCGCTGTCTCTGCAGCCAATTCTGGATTTGCTGGATGAGGAGGAGAAAGGTGTCATCCTGCTTCGTTATTATAAGGATTACACCATTCGAGAGGTGTCGGAAATATTGAATATTCCGCTGGGGACAGCGAAAACCTTATTGTACCGGGCGCTAAGCAAGCTGCGGACCTTCGTAAGGGAGGAGGACTATTATGAATGAGCAAGTAAAGCAAGCCATGTCGACGATGGAGCTTCCCCAGGCGCTTAGTGAGAGCACACGAATCGGTATTGCGCGTGCGGCGGGGGAGCTTGCTGAAGAGCGGAAAGCATATGCAAGAAAAAGAAGCTTGCTGCTAGGGTGCATAGCTGCTTCCTTAGCGGGCATTATCATACTTAGCATGACCGTATGGAATACGGAGGTGCGGGCCTCCATTCAGAAGGCGCTGCAATTCCTTCCGGGCTTTGGGGTAGTGAGTCATGAAGCAGACGATACGAGGCTTGTGCTAAAGCAGCCTGTTCATTGGGAGCTAGACGGAGTCCAGATCGATATTACGAGCTTAACGATTGATTCGGAGCAGACCTTGATTATGATGAGTGGCAATGGAGGAACGAGGTTCGGAGACTTTGTTACTTTATATCAGGAAGGGAAGGCCTTCGAAGTAAAACACAACATGGCACAAATGGCGAATGCGGCGTGGACGGCGCTGTACTGGTACGATGGCAGGCTGGAGCTGGATACAGGCAAAGCCTCGCTGAAAATAGACAGCAACGGAAAGGAAATTACCATTCCTATTGTATTGGAAGAGGCAGACTCCTTCGCTAGCTATGAAGATGTCGGTCCCACCGTAACGGCAAACGGGATATCGGTGACCGCGGCATTAGGGCGGGAAGAAGCGAAGACGAGAATATTTTTGGCTGCTCGCCATTCCGGTAAATTCAGAATTAGCAGCTTCGGACTGCATGAGAGCTTTGGAACCCAATTATCAATTCAGGACGATAGAGGAACACCGGTTGACATCGAACTTATTCATGGAATATCTGCTCCCGCAAACGATTTTTATGTCCAATTGCCAGAGAGCTCGAATCGTTCCTATACGCTGAGGATTCCGGCGATCACTGCTGCTTACGATGACCAAGCGACAGTCGTATTGCAAGCCGAGACGAATGTTGATTTGAACCGGAAGGTTGAGCTTGCTGGTTTTCCCTTTATGATTACAGGCACAGAGCTAATTGAAGACAACGCCCTTCGAGTTTATGTGGATATGGATTATGATGATCGCGCTCCGAGCTCGCTAGTCATGTTCAGGTTGAAGCGGCAAGGCCATATGGCTAAGCTAAGTGAAGGGAGACATGTCTTGGAATACATCGAATTTGATATCGAGCCGGGAAAGAAGAAGGTAAAGCTTACACTTGAAAGGCCGGAGGTCGTCATAAGGGGGCCTTGGGAGATCTTGATTAAGCCTTAACATCAGGAGGAGTGAAACTCAGTTCATGAGCGAGCACAAAGAGCAATATGAATGTATCCAAAGGCTGCGGCATGCACCGGCAGTCAGTGATTCGGGGTGGGAGCTTTTCATTCACCGGACAGAGCGAAAACAAGTGAAGCGGGGGGCGTATCTGGTGAACGCCGGTGAGCGGGTTTCTTACGCTTATTTTTGCATCACAGGATTGTTTCGATTATTTTACACACTGGAGGATGGGAAGGAATTTATTAAGAGCTTCTCGC from Paenibacillus sp. FSL H8-0548 encodes the following:
- a CDS encoding sigma-70 family RNA polymerase sigma factor, which produces MRLIDKLVKKAQKGDTDAFTRLFVQNEADIYRIAFVYVRHEQDALDVVQETAYRSFKGIAALKKPAYFKTWIIRIAISSAIDLLRRRNKITPMEDSKGAHYHTTAVEENVVTVSLSLQPILDLLDEEEKGVILLRYYKDYTIREVSEILNIPLGTAKTLLYRALSKLRTFVREEDYYE